A part of Longimicrobium sp. genomic DNA contains:
- a CDS encoding DUF86 domain-containing protein, with protein MSFELRDYLQHILTEAEYLLAVSDGLSPDTFLADATLQRAFVRSLEIIGEATKKLPENFRAAHPEIEWRSIARMRDRLIHGYFGVDYQLVWEVTQTKVPELHSVLQQILSEQS; from the coding sequence ATGTCGTTCGAGCTGCGTGACTATCTTCAGCACATCCTCACCGAAGCCGAGTACCTGCTCGCGGTGAGTGACGGTCTCAGTCCCGACACGTTCCTGGCCGACGCGACCCTTCAACGGGCCTTCGTCCGCAGTCTGGAGATAATTGGAGAGGCCACCAAGAAGCTCCCGGAAAATTTCCGCGCGGCCCATCCTGAAATAGAGTGGCGCTCCATCGCGCGGATGCGTGACCGCCTGATCCACGGGTACTTCGGCGTGGATTACCAATTGGTATGGGAGGTAACGCAGACGAAGGTACCTGAGCTTCACAGCGTTCTTCAGCAGATTCTTTCCGAGCAATCCTGA
- the pyrE gene encoding orotate phosphoribosyltransferase translates to MSADRERLVALLLERSFRVGDFVLSSGARSRFYIDCRTTTTHAEGQAVVGRLGLAAVRDAGLRPDAIGGLTMGADPVAYAIAHASWIAGDPVNAFTVRKEPKAHGTAKRVEGCFAAGMRVVVVEDVITTGGSALKAIEAVEAEGGEVIAVLSLVDREEGGREAIEARGYPVHAIVGVGELLKAAE, encoded by the coding sequence ATGAGCGCGGACCGCGAGCGGCTCGTCGCGCTGCTGCTGGAGCGCTCGTTCCGCGTGGGCGACTTCGTACTGAGCAGCGGCGCGCGAAGCCGCTTCTACATCGACTGCCGCACCACCACCACGCACGCCGAAGGGCAGGCGGTGGTCGGGCGGCTCGGGCTGGCGGCGGTGCGCGATGCCGGGCTGCGGCCGGATGCCATCGGCGGGCTCACCATGGGCGCGGACCCGGTCGCCTACGCCATCGCGCACGCGTCGTGGATCGCGGGCGACCCGGTGAACGCCTTCACCGTGCGCAAGGAGCCCAAGGCGCACGGCACGGCGAAGCGCGTGGAGGGATGCTTCGCGGCGGGGATGCGCGTTGTGGTGGTGGAGGACGTCATCACCACCGGAGGGAGCGCTCTCAAGGCGATCGAAGCCGTGGAGGCGGAGGGCGGGGAGGTCATCGCCGTGCTCTCGCTGGTGGACCGCGAGGAGGGCGGCCGCGAAGCCATCGAAGCGCGCGGCTACCCGGTGCACGCCATCGTCGGCGTCGGCGAGCTGCTGAAGGCGGCGGAGTAG
- a CDS encoding TonB-dependent receptor produces MRPYRTAMLLLCALVLACTPAWAQGGSVAGRVTGPGGQPIAGARVAAIPAAGGAARRTAVTGEGGGFRLANLPAGAYRVRAQRFGYAAAEQTVAVAAGAEARAEVVLAEESFTLEAIQARAGAAEQRERTRFETEAGVTSRVITGAELKVIPGLGEADIMRAVEVLPGVVSTSDFSSAFNVRGGSADQNLVLLDGFPIFNPFHLGGLFSVFNGDVIARAELLAGGFGAEYGGRVSSVLNVETEPGTQGKGVRGAAGVSILATRLALRGDLPVRDSLGRRGGWLVSARRSYFDALLASVVDFPYHLTDLQLGLTIPMPRGGTLRLTGYGGQDVLDLSDFEAPGSEEEEEPEDDSADDILRIRWNWGNQVAGAHWSQPLGRWTSDTRLGFSRYAEALTFVDFGDVSFESAVSQWQLRSDFGRPLGTGLTLRTGVEATLPAYRNLGEAGGTVFFSARRRGTLASGYGQLRWEPSPLWIVEPGLRADVWTAGGHTRPIISPRLAAKRFLGTGRDAAVKASVGRYTQFLHSLRDENLPVSNDSWITADRDVPAVVSDQVQAGIEKFWGDRWYVSAEAYARRFRGLTELNVADDPNRAGDDLIEGRGRSFGFDLLLKRSSGRLTGWTTLSLLRATRTFPDPTAAGLEGVPQTVTFPPIFDRRVDLDVVAQYRLGRRTELGGRFNFGSGVPYSRPVAQIIGFETDVVGGGYRLPRPFSEDPGLPVYVVPGRRNQERYPAYHRLDVTLRRRYERRWGTLTPYVQVLNTYNRRNVLFYFYNYSDTPATRSGISMFPVLPTIGVEATF; encoded by the coding sequence ATGCGACCGTACCGTACCGCCATGCTCCTCCTGTGCGCGCTCGTGCTGGCGTGCACCCCCGCGTGGGCGCAGGGCGGCTCGGTCGCGGGGCGGGTGACGGGGCCGGGCGGGCAGCCGATCGCGGGGGCGCGCGTCGCGGCCATACCGGCGGCCGGGGGCGCGGCGCGGCGCACCGCCGTCACGGGCGAGGGGGGCGGATTCCGCCTGGCGAACCTGCCGGCCGGCGCGTACCGGGTGCGCGCCCAGCGATTCGGATACGCCGCCGCCGAGCAGACCGTCGCCGTCGCGGCGGGCGCGGAGGCGCGGGCGGAAGTGGTGCTGGCGGAGGAATCGTTCACCCTGGAAGCCATCCAGGCCCGCGCCGGCGCCGCCGAGCAGCGCGAACGCACCCGCTTCGAAACCGAGGCGGGCGTCACCTCGCGCGTGATCACCGGCGCCGAGCTCAAGGTCATCCCCGGCCTGGGCGAGGCGGACATCATGCGCGCCGTCGAAGTCCTTCCCGGCGTCGTCTCCACATCCGACTTCAGCAGTGCCTTCAACGTGCGCGGCGGCTCGGCGGACCAGAACCTGGTGCTGCTGGACGGCTTTCCCATCTTCAACCCCTTCCACCTGGGCGGCCTCTTCTCCGTCTTCAACGGCGACGTGATCGCGCGGGCGGAGCTCCTGGCCGGCGGCTTCGGCGCGGAGTACGGCGGGCGCGTGTCGTCCGTCCTCAACGTCGAGACGGAGCCAGGGACGCAGGGGAAGGGCGTTCGAGGCGCGGCGGGCGTGTCGATCCTGGCCACGCGGCTGGCGCTGCGCGGCGACCTTCCCGTGCGCGACTCGCTCGGGCGGCGCGGCGGATGGCTGGTCTCCGCGCGGAGGTCGTACTTCGACGCGCTCCTCGCCTCCGTCGTCGACTTCCCGTATCACCTGACCGACCTGCAGCTCGGCCTCACCATCCCCATGCCGCGCGGCGGTACCCTGCGCCTCACCGGCTACGGGGGCCAGGACGTGCTGGACCTCTCCGACTTCGAGGCGCCGGGCTCCGAGGAAGAAGAGGAGCCGGAGGACGACAGCGCGGACGACATCCTGCGCATCCGCTGGAACTGGGGGAACCAGGTGGCGGGCGCGCACTGGAGCCAGCCGCTGGGGCGGTGGACCTCCGACACCCGGCTCGGCTTCTCGCGCTACGCCGAGGCGCTGACCTTTGTGGACTTTGGCGACGTGAGCTTCGAGTCGGCGGTAAGCCAGTGGCAGCTGCGCTCCGACTTCGGGCGCCCGCTGGGGACGGGGCTCACCCTGCGCACCGGCGTGGAGGCGACGCTCCCCGCCTACCGCAACCTGGGCGAGGCGGGCGGCACCGTCTTCTTCTCGGCACGCCGGCGCGGCACCCTCGCCAGCGGCTACGGGCAGCTTCGCTGGGAGCCGTCGCCGCTCTGGATCGTGGAGCCCGGCCTGCGCGCCGACGTGTGGACGGCGGGCGGCCACACGCGCCCCATCATCTCGCCGCGGCTGGCGGCCAAGCGCTTCCTGGGAACCGGGCGCGACGCGGCGGTCAAGGCGTCGGTGGGGCGCTACACGCAATTCCTCCACTCGCTGCGCGACGAGAACCTCCCCGTATCCAACGACAGCTGGATCACGGCCGATCGCGACGTGCCCGCCGTCGTTTCTGACCAGGTGCAGGCGGGGATCGAGAAGTTCTGGGGTGACCGCTGGTACGTGTCCGCCGAGGCGTACGCGCGGCGCTTCCGCGGCCTCACCGAGCTGAACGTCGCCGACGACCCCAACCGCGCGGGCGACGACCTGATCGAGGGGCGGGGTCGCTCGTTCGGCTTCGACCTCCTGCTGAAGCGCAGCTCCGGCCGCCTCACCGGCTGGACGACGCTCTCGTTGCTGCGCGCCACGCGCACCTTCCCCGACCCCACGGCGGCCGGGCTGGAGGGCGTGCCGCAAACGGTAACCTTCCCACCGATCTTCGACCGGCGCGTGGACCTGGACGTGGTGGCGCAGTACCGGCTGGGGCGGCGCACGGAGCTGGGAGGGCGCTTCAACTTCGGCTCCGGCGTCCCCTACTCGCGCCCCGTCGCGCAGATCATCGGCTTCGAAACGGACGTGGTGGGCGGCGGCTACCGCCTTCCCCGCCCCTTCAGCGAAGACCCGGGGCTCCCGGTGTACGTGGTGCCCGGCCGCCGCAACCAGGAGCGCTACCCCGCCTACCACCGGCTGGACGTGACGCTGCGCCGCCGCTACGAGCGCCGCTGGGGCACGCTCACGCCGTACGTGCAGGTGCTCAACACCTACAACCGCCGCAACGTGCTCTTCTACTTCTACAACTACAGCGACACCCCCGCCACGCGCTCCGGCATCAGCATGTTCCCCGTGCTCCCGACGATCGGCGTGGAGGCGACGTTTTGA
- a CDS encoding sigma-70 family RNA polymerase sigma factor, translated as MTLKPRPEEPPADPETDRLLVGRVVRGDEIALAALYDRWADRVYSIAAHVMSASDGADDVVERTFTQIWKDAARYDAERGSVAAWIVIIARSHALTMRRSEGRRIRHDEMRSQFVLDEGTITAASPLQELETGEDRQAVHKAMSRLPDEQERVVRMTFFEGLTQAEIAERLGIPLGTVKTRVRLAFSKLRATLGGLRGGAG; from the coding sequence ATGACCCTGAAGCCCCGTCCGGAAGAGCCCCCGGCCGACCCGGAGACAGACCGTCTCCTGGTCGGCCGCGTCGTGCGCGGGGACGAGATCGCGCTGGCCGCCCTCTACGACCGCTGGGCCGATCGCGTATATTCCATCGCGGCGCACGTGATGTCCGCGAGCGACGGGGCGGATGACGTGGTGGAGAGAACCTTTACGCAGATCTGGAAGGATGCGGCTCGATACGACGCGGAGCGGGGCAGCGTGGCGGCCTGGATCGTGATCATCGCGCGAAGCCATGCGCTCACGATGCGGCGCTCCGAGGGGCGGCGCATCCGCCACGACGAGATGCGCAGCCAGTTTGTGCTGGATGAGGGGACGATCACGGCCGCGTCGCCGCTCCAGGAGCTGGAGACGGGCGAGGACCGGCAGGCCGTCCACAAGGCCATGAGCCGCCTTCCCGACGAGCAGGAGCGGGTGGTGCGGATGACCTTCTTCGAGGGGCTCACCCAGGCGGAGATCGCGGAGCGGCTGGGGATTCCGCTCGGCACCGTGAAGACGCGGGTGCGGCTCGCCTTCTCCAAGCTCCGCGCCACGCTGGGCGGACTGCGCGGGGGGGCCGGATGA
- a CDS encoding nucleotidyltransferase family protein, which produces MTTPVQTRSDILERLVAAEDEIRGLGVGRLALFGSFARSEARPESDVDLLVEFAPERKSFDAFMLLYDLLEERLGRPVELVTTESLSPYIGPRILAEAEDVVRAA; this is translated from the coding sequence ATGACGACACCCGTGCAGACCCGAAGCGACATTCTCGAACGTCTTGTGGCGGCGGAGGATGAGATCCGCGGCCTCGGCGTGGGACGGCTGGCGCTGTTCGGCTCCTTCGCCAGATCGGAAGCCCGCCCTGAGAGCGATGTAGATCTGCTCGTCGAGTTCGCTCCCGAGCGGAAGAGCTTCGACGCGTTCATGCTCCTGTACGACCTCCTCGAAGAGAGGCTCGGGCGCCCGGTGGAGCTCGTTACGACGGAGTCGCTCAGCCCCTACATCGGCCCCCGCATCCTGGCAGAGGCAGAGGATGTCGTTCGAGCTGCGTGA
- a CDS encoding M1 family metallopeptidase — MNRRIARAILALALVPLAQPLAAQQARAAAGQRAQQGVDYRIEARLDEGSDILHGRARLRYTNRSPRRLDTLYLHQHLNAFRPNSAWARREASYGEMRFQNLGPAEHAFERFTAVRVNGRDVRPVYPGAPDSTITAIPLPTPLRTGQSVTVVMDWDARLSTLPRRQGRRGRHFDFAQWYPRIAVYERGGWATQPLLPQGEFYGEFGEYDVTLDLAADQVVGATGVVVEGNPGWTPDASERNAYAARPAESLGLLTGAAENGRKRVRFRAQRVHHFGWAADPQFTHEGVTRFSLNDAGQRSDLPSIHVLFLPGDTSWAGNRAARRTLDAVQWVGSLFGTYPYPQITNLHRLESGGTEFPMLVMNGSASEGLIVHEVTHQWLHGILASNEWREGWLDEGFTSFVTNWYTEEKLRREGNAPAADTLWNGAMRTIERLERTDSTQALDLPGASYRSPRIYSQMTYNKGSLVLRMLRDYLGEATFRRVLRRYYDEWKFRHPTGRDFFAVAERVSGRDLDWFRTSWVERTDKLDYSVASAASTRLANGRWQTRVELARTGDAWMPVTVRAGDAEQRVTSRLRRQTVLLTSRERPAEVVVDPRWIVIDADRSNNRAPVR; from the coding sequence ATGAACCGACGCATCGCACGGGCAATCCTCGCCCTCGCCCTCGTCCCCCTCGCGCAGCCGCTCGCGGCGCAGCAGGCGCGCGCCGCCGCCGGCCAGCGTGCACAGCAGGGGGTGGACTATCGCATCGAGGCCCGGCTGGACGAGGGGAGCGACATCCTCCACGGGCGCGCGCGGCTCCGCTACACCAACCGCTCGCCGCGCCGGCTGGACACGCTCTACCTGCACCAGCACCTCAACGCCTTCCGCCCCAACAGCGCCTGGGCCCGGCGCGAGGCGTCGTACGGCGAGATGCGCTTCCAGAACCTGGGCCCGGCGGAGCACGCCTTCGAGCGCTTCACCGCCGTGCGGGTGAACGGCCGCGACGTCCGCCCCGTGTACCCCGGCGCCCCGGACTCCACGATCACCGCGATCCCGCTTCCCACGCCGCTGCGCACCGGCCAGTCTGTGACGGTAGTGATGGACTGGGACGCGCGCCTCTCCACCCTTCCGCGGCGGCAGGGGCGGCGCGGGCGGCACTTCGACTTCGCCCAGTGGTACCCGCGCATCGCCGTGTACGAGCGCGGCGGATGGGCCACGCAGCCCCTCCTGCCGCAGGGCGAGTTCTACGGCGAGTTCGGCGAGTACGACGTGACGCTGGACCTGGCCGCCGACCAGGTGGTGGGCGCCACCGGCGTGGTCGTCGAGGGGAATCCGGGGTGGACGCCGGACGCATCGGAGCGTAACGCCTACGCCGCGCGTCCGGCAGAGTCGCTCGGGCTGCTGACCGGCGCGGCGGAGAACGGGCGCAAGCGGGTCCGCTTCCGCGCGCAGCGGGTGCACCACTTCGGGTGGGCGGCCGATCCGCAGTTCACGCACGAGGGCGTCACGCGCTTCTCGCTCAACGACGCGGGGCAGCGCTCCGACCTGCCCTCGATCCACGTCCTCTTCCTCCCCGGCGACACGTCGTGGGCGGGGAACCGCGCCGCGCGCCGCACGCTGGACGCGGTGCAGTGGGTGGGGTCGCTCTTTGGGACGTATCCCTATCCGCAGATCACCAACCTGCACCGGCTGGAGAGCGGCGGCACCGAGTTCCCCATGCTGGTGATGAACGGCTCGGCCAGCGAGGGGCTGATCGTGCACGAGGTCACGCACCAGTGGCTGCACGGCATCCTGGCGAGCAACGAGTGGCGCGAGGGGTGGCTGGACGAGGGCTTCACCTCCTTCGTGACCAACTGGTACACGGAGGAGAAGCTGCGCCGCGAGGGGAACGCGCCCGCGGCCGACACTCTGTGGAACGGCGCCATGCGCACGATCGAGCGGCTGGAGCGCACCGACTCCACGCAGGCGCTCGACCTGCCGGGCGCCTCGTACCGCTCGCCGCGCATCTACAGCCAGATGACGTACAACAAGGGCTCGCTCGTGCTGCGCATGCTGCGCGATTACCTGGGCGAGGCCACCTTTCGCCGCGTCCTGCGCCGCTACTACGACGAGTGGAAGTTCCGGCACCCCACCGGCCGCGACTTCTTCGCGGTGGCCGAGCGGGTGAGCGGGCGCGACCTGGACTGGTTCCGCACGAGCTGGGTGGAGCGCACGGACAAGCTGGACTACTCCGTCGCCTCCGCCGCGAGCACGCGCCTCGCCAACGGCCGCTGGCAGACGCGCGTGGAGCTGGCGCGCACGGGCGATGCGTGGATGCCCGTCACGGTGCGCGCGGGCGATGCCGAACAGCGCGTCACCTCCCGCCTCCGCCGCCAGACCGTCCTGCTGACCTCGCGCGAGCGCCCCGCCGAAGTCGTCGTCGACCCCCGCTGGATCGTGATCGACGCGGACCGCAGCAACAACCGGGCGCCGGTGCGGTGA
- a CDS encoding sulfite exporter TauE/SafE family protein, producing the protein MHLTYLAIGLCAGVLSGLFGIGGGVLIVPALMLVAKMTPIEATATSLGSLLLPVGALGAYEYYKNGHVNVIASLLVALGLLVGAYFGARWAQTLSPVQMKRAFAVFLVIVAARMWFTAGKAG; encoded by the coding sequence ATGCACCTGACGTACCTCGCGATCGGCCTCTGCGCCGGCGTCCTCTCCGGGCTGTTCGGGATCGGCGGCGGGGTGCTGATCGTGCCCGCGCTGATGCTGGTGGCGAAGATGACCCCCATCGAAGCCACCGCCACCTCGCTCGGCTCGCTCCTCCTGCCGGTGGGCGCCCTCGGCGCGTACGAGTACTACAAGAACGGCCACGTCAACGTGATCGCGTCTCTTCTGGTCGCGCTCGGCCTGCTGGTGGGCGCCTACTTCGGCGCGCGCTGGGCACAGACGCTGAGCCCCGTGCAGATGAAGCGCGCCTTCGCCGTCTTCCTGGTGATCGTGGCGGCGCGCATGTGGTTCACCGCCGGGAAGGCGGGATGA
- a CDS encoding molybdopterin oxidoreductase family protein: protein MTQLLPLLRDGIVRGACPHDCPDTCAMLVHVKDGRAVRVQGDPEHPVTQGFLCTKVNRYVERTYHADRLTTPLRRVGPKGEGRFEPATWNEALDDIARRLNEIRGGPHGPQAILPYSYAGTMGLVQGGSIDRRFFHRIGASLLDRTICATAGTEAWKVTYGDRMGPSPEEAEHARLVLLWGTNTLTSNPHLWPALRRARDAGARIVAIDPIRTRTAAQCDQHLAIRPGTDAALALGMMHVIFRDGLEDGDYLRGHTVGWEALRERALHEWSVERAAAETGLDEGTIKTLALEYARTRPAFIRLNYGMQRHAGGGMAVRVVALLPAVTGAWRDVGGGATLSTSGAFKANGAALEKPEWIPAGTRTINMVQLGDALTRLDAGVGGPPVQALVVYNSNPAAVAPDLGRVREGLRREDLFTVVLEHFRTDTADYADWILPATTQLEHWDVHTSYGHLYVTLNRPSIPPVGDSLPNSEIFRRIAARMGLSDPEIQETDLELIEQALDSPNPALRAVTLEELLEKGCVRLAVPKPFLPYAGPARLNTPTGKIQIVAPELAAMGLDPVPTFTPPAESAAADPRRAARFPLMLLSPPEHQFMNSTFVNIPALRKAAGEAKILLHPNEAAVRGIREGDRVRSWNDRGDFFALAVVTDDVRPGVAVSYGVRWARLSEGGKTVNDTTSQGVTDMGGGAVFYDNAVEVEVAA, encoded by the coding sequence ATGACGCAGCTTCTTCCGCTCCTGCGCGACGGCATCGTGCGCGGCGCGTGCCCACACGACTGCCCCGACACGTGCGCCATGCTGGTGCACGTAAAGGATGGCCGCGCCGTGCGCGTGCAGGGCGACCCGGAGCACCCGGTCACGCAGGGCTTCCTCTGCACCAAGGTCAACCGCTACGTCGAGCGCACCTACCACGCGGACCGGCTCACCACGCCGCTGCGCCGGGTGGGCCCCAAGGGCGAGGGGCGCTTCGAGCCGGCCACGTGGAACGAGGCGCTGGACGACATCGCGCGGCGGCTGAACGAGATCCGCGGCGGACCGCACGGGCCGCAGGCGATCCTGCCCTACTCGTACGCGGGGACGATGGGGCTGGTGCAGGGCGGCTCCATCGACCGGCGCTTCTTCCACCGCATCGGCGCGTCGCTGCTGGACCGCACCATCTGCGCGACGGCGGGGACGGAGGCGTGGAAGGTGACGTACGGCGACCGGATGGGCCCGTCGCCGGAAGAGGCGGAGCACGCGCGCCTCGTCCTGCTGTGGGGCACCAACACGCTGACCTCCAACCCGCACCTGTGGCCGGCGCTGCGCCGCGCGCGCGATGCGGGGGCCCGGATCGTCGCCATCGACCCCATCCGCACGCGCACCGCCGCCCAGTGCGACCAGCACCTCGCCATCCGCCCCGGCACCGACGCGGCGCTGGCGCTGGGGATGATGCACGTCATCTTCCGCGACGGCCTGGAGGACGGCGACTACCTGCGCGGCCACACCGTCGGCTGGGAGGCGTTGCGTGAGAGGGCGCTGCACGAGTGGAGCGTCGAGAGGGCGGCAGCCGAGACCGGGCTGGACGAGGGGACGATCAAGACGCTGGCGCTGGAGTACGCGCGCACCCGCCCCGCCTTCATCCGCCTCAACTACGGGATGCAGCGCCACGCTGGCGGCGGGATGGCCGTGCGCGTGGTCGCGCTCCTCCCCGCGGTGACCGGTGCCTGGCGCGACGTGGGCGGGGGTGCCACGCTGTCCACCTCCGGCGCGTTCAAGGCCAACGGTGCCGCGCTGGAGAAGCCGGAGTGGATCCCGGCCGGCACGCGCACCATCAACATGGTCCAGCTCGGCGACGCGCTCACCCGGCTGGACGCGGGCGTGGGCGGCCCGCCGGTGCAGGCGCTCGTCGTCTACAACTCCAACCCCGCCGCCGTCGCGCCGGACCTGGGGCGCGTGCGCGAGGGGCTGCGCCGCGAGGACCTCTTCACCGTCGTGCTGGAGCACTTCCGCACGGACACGGCGGACTACGCGGACTGGATCCTTCCCGCGACGACGCAGCTGGAGCACTGGGACGTGCACACCTCGTACGGGCACCTGTACGTCACCCTCAACCGCCCCTCGATCCCGCCGGTCGGCGACAGCCTCCCGAACTCCGAGATCTTTCGCCGCATCGCCGCCCGCATGGGGCTGAGCGATCCTGAGATCCAGGAGACGGACCTGGAGCTGATCGAGCAGGCCCTCGACTCGCCCAACCCGGCGCTGCGCGCGGTCACGCTGGAGGAGTTGCTGGAGAAGGGCTGCGTGCGGCTCGCCGTTCCGAAACCGTTCCTGCCGTACGCGGGCCCGGCGCGGCTCAACACGCCCACGGGCAAGATCCAGATCGTGGCGCCGGAGCTGGCGGCGATGGGGCTGGACCCCGTCCCGACCTTTACGCCCCCGGCCGAGAGCGCGGCGGCGGACCCGCGGCGCGCCGCGCGCTTCCCGCTGATGCTTCTTTCGCCACCGGAGCACCAGTTCATGAACAGCACCTTCGTCAACATCCCCGCCCTGCGAAAGGCGGCGGGGGAGGCGAAGATCCTGCTGCACCCCAACGAAGCCGCCGTCCGCGGCATCCGCGAGGGCGACCGCGTGCGAAGCTGGAACGACCGCGGCGACTTCTTCGCCCTCGCCGTCGTCACCGACGACGTGCGCCCTGGCGTGGCGGTCTCCTACGGCGTGCGCTGGGCGCGGCTTTCGGAGGGCGGCAAGACGGTGAACGACACCACCTCGCAGGGCGTCACGGACATGGGCGGCGGCGCCGTATTCTACGACAACGCCGTCGAGGTGGAGGTCGCGGCGTGA